One window from the genome of Helicoverpa zea isolate HzStark_Cry1AcR chromosome 6, ilHelZeax1.1, whole genome shotgun sequence encodes:
- the LOC124631030 gene encoding superoxide dismutase [Cu-Zn]-like codes for MNLRLHVFFGQFLWLLAALNGKTIQGIPGYGRNLLIKTLPAIEDYQSNIYEVFMEPYLYEFGHQVLPPGNRAEKQIEYVIPQRSPGLQAIVHLQADEESGVEGDLIFTQVVPNGPVTIEGNITGLAAGLHGIHVHQTGAVKDDCKEIGPHFLAFYGRHGGPRDNVRHVGDLGNIKAEEGPVTVRIIDHLISLAGPRSIVGRSLAISKGEDDYGRASTEDSALTGTSGPAIACGIIGYLH; via the exons ATGAATTTAAGACTCCATGTGTTTTTCGGCCAGTTCTTATGGCTACTGGCTGCTTTAAACGGGAAGACTATCCAAGGTATACCGGGGTATGGACGTAACCTTCTTATCAAGACTTTACCAGCTATCGAAGATTATCAGAGCAATATTTACGAAGTTTTCATGGAACCTTATTTGTat GAATTCGGTCACCAAGTCCTCCCGCCTGGAAATCGAGCAGAAAAACAAATAGAATATGTCATC CCACAAAGATCACCAGGACTCCAAGCGATAGTGCACCTGCAAGCTGACGAGGAGTCAGGAGTGGAAGGTGACCTGATCTTCACGCAGGTGGTGCCGAACGGGCCCGTCACCATTGAGGGCAACATCACAGGGCTGGCTGCTGGCCTCCATGGTATTCATGTGCATCAAACTGGTGCTGTTAAGGATGACTGCAAGGAGATTGGACCACATTTCCTCGCCTTTTAT GGTCGTCACGGAGGACCCCGTGATAACGTCCGTCACGTTGGCGACCTTGGCAACATAAAGGCAGAAGAAGGACCAGTGACCGTCAGAATTATCGATCACCTCATCTCTTTAGCTGGCCCGCGGTCCATAGTCGGTCGCTCTTTAGCCATTTCTAAAGGCGAAGATGACTATGGAAGGGCGAGCACGGAGGATAGTGCCCTCACAGGAACGTCTGGGCCCGCCATAGCTTGTGGCATTATTGGATACTTACACTGA